The Procambarus clarkii isolate CNS0578487 chromosome 24, FALCON_Pclarkii_2.0, whole genome shotgun sequence genome includes a region encoding these proteins:
- the LOC123761872 gene encoding uncharacterized protein: MEGPGNYSIPGSCGSFVECVREEVEQEVGGGTRRRVEVRPFHRSCEPHLAFSPHTNTCLEESLVMGCNKFRKHETLDLLHDPLMDHVCSKAPNQYMCANCKMLVNCLNGKAHPQPCQDYFCYNNYQHFGGNVCYPVEPKGCSCPDANVFYRDAYDPGAFFICSDDGERHMHHCPEGYTFDEKLVECRSASGLPSCREPGTFAFAEDCTRYYTCIVTQEGWLQHEFRCRGENELHFFNEQTGRCESPCNWKQPMFNCTEEGRFGDPLDCRRFFVCTWNTITNSFRQVLRQCPDGYEWQQVLRDGSGRCTTMVTNDCIPVTTTRCIVPRGLCST; the protein is encoded by the exons ATGGAGGGCCCCGGCAACTACTCCATTCCTGGCAGCTGCGGCAGCTTCGTGGAGTGTGTGAGAGAAGAGGTGGAGCAGGAGGTGGGTGGAGGGACCAGGAGGAGGGTGGAGGTGCGGCCCTTCCACCGCTCCTGTGAGCCCCACCTCGCCTTCTCTCCCCACACAAACACCTGTCTGGAGGAGTCACTGGTCATG GGTTGTAACAAGTTCAGAAAACACGAGACGTTGGACCTTCTCCACGACCCGCTGATGGACCACGTGTGCAGTAAAGCGCCCAACCAGTACATGTGCGCTAACTGCAAGATGCTCGTCAACTGTCTTAACGGCAAGGCCCACCCTCAGCCCTGCCAAGACTACTTCTGCTACAACAACTACCAACACTTTGGCGGCAACGTCTGCTACCCTGTAGAGCCCAAAGGCTGCTCCTGTCCTGATGCGAATGTGTTCTACCGCGACGCCTACGATCCCGGGGCCTTCTTCATCTGCAGCGACGACGGCGAGCGCCACATGCATCACTGCCCCGAAGGATACACCTTCGACGAGAAGCTGGTTGAGTGTCGCAGCGCCTCTGGTCTGCCCAGCTGTCGAGAGCCAGGAACCTTTGCCTTCGCCGAGGACTGCACCAGGTATTACACCTGCATCGTCACACAGGAAGGGTGGCTACAACACGAGTTCAGGTGTCGAGGCGAGAACGAACTCCACTTTTTCAATGAGCAGACCGGGAGGTGCGAAAGCCCTTGCAACTGGAAGCAGCCGATGTTCAATTGTACAGAAGAAGGGAGATTTGGGGACCCGTTGGACTGCCGGAGGTTCTTCGTGTGCACCTGGAACACCATAACTAACAGCTTCCGACAGGTGCTTCGTCAGTGCCCAGACGGGTACGAGTGGCAGCAGGTTCTGAGGGACGGGTCTGGCCGCTGTACCACTATGGTAACCAACGACTGTatccccgtcaccaccactcgCTGTATCGTTCCTCGTGGTCTCTGTAGCACATGA